The following proteins are co-located in the Acidimicrobiales bacterium genome:
- a CDS encoding DUF488 domain-containing protein, whose product MTTLYTLGHGTLGAEVFVGLVAGAGVRRIVDVRSFPGSRRNPQFGSEEMQRWLTAAGLAYVWMPELGGRRPPLAGSRHAALRHEAFRGYADHMATAGFLGGCDELVSIAWREPTAVMCSESLWWRCHRRLLADHVALVGGLEVVHLMHDGRLAAHVPTEGVRRSDDGLVYDVGVTPPLPEA is encoded by the coding sequence ATGACGACGCTCTACACGTTGGGCCACGGAACCCTCGGCGCCGAGGTGTTCGTCGGGTTGGTCGCCGGCGCCGGCGTTCGCCGCATCGTCGACGTCCGGTCGTTCCCGGGCAGTCGTCGCAACCCGCAGTTCGGTAGCGAGGAGATGCAGCGGTGGCTCACGGCGGCGGGACTGGCCTATGTGTGGATGCCCGAGCTCGGTGGTCGGCGTCCGCCACTCGCCGGCTCCAGGCACGCGGCGCTGCGCCACGAGGCGTTCCGGGGCTACGCCGACCACATGGCGACCGCCGGGTTCCTCGGCGGGTGCGATGAGCTCGTCTCCATCGCGTGGCGTGAGCCCACGGCGGTGATGTGCAGCGAATCGCTGTGGTGGCGTTGCCATCGCCGCCTGCTGGCCGACCACGTTGCCCTGGTAGGGGGCCTCGAGGTGGTCCACCTCATGCACGACGGACGGCTCGCCGCGCACGTCCCGACGGAGGGCGTCCGCCGGTCCGACGACGGCCTCGTCTACGACGTCGGGGTCACGCCGCCGCTCCCCGAGGCCTGA